A part of Aspergillus oryzae RIB40 DNA, chromosome 7 genomic DNA contains:
- a CDS encoding RNA polymerase II mediator complex subunit MED27 domain-containing protein (predicted protein) → MASTSQAAPKFPTVPVVVPKVEFPSKPGQPKVSETKPNNSNTNQTNVIKSEGDNINVNTTSSPAIKQDSDASKQVSESEMQLVSSLAKLQELEAMIHQLRTLLPDRLLEPLVPIVNPKAAAGRAVPRSPQMLYEQLSQAAKAGVAEVTEFQNMWRSPEMNAVWERVDAQIKENGGQLLQPTGVWDRNYGTLLEELVKEENARMEQQRKSEEELERSRIQSTEGGWRAIVDSFIQKNVPGVRVLPTKSETSVTVVLPKAGMTFKVHTIGGSEVNGVPEWQVSSRTMPGQVKTKLESAVSDCLNSRSRQWDLAYLLDMISSYSDVKQTPCVKCGRMTDNAAQLPAVRQQKQQSDPQQPPIWEAYHSSCI, encoded by the exons ATGGCCAGCACATCACAAGCTGCCCCGAAATTCCCCACGGTACCAGTTGTGGTACCTAAGGTGGAGTTCCCATCTAAACCAGGCCAGCCGAAGGTCTCAGAAACAAAGCCAAACAATAGTAATACGAACCAGACCAATGTCATCAAGTCAGAGGGTGACAACATAAATGTCAACACCACATCATCTCCGGCAATAAAACAAGACTCCGATGCAAGCAAGCAGGTCTCCGAGTCGGAAATGCAACTCGTATCATCTCTCGCAAAGCTCCAGGAATTGGAGGCTATG ATTCATCAACTGCGGACATTGCTCCCGGACCGTTTATTGGAGCCTTTGGTGCCTATTGTAAACCCAAAGGCTGCCGCGGGGAGGGCAGTGCCGAGGTCGCCGCAGATGTTGTATGAGCAGCTTTCACAGGCTGCGAAGGCTGGTGTCGCCGAGGTGACGGAGTTCCAGAACATGTGGCGCAGCCCTGAAATGAACGCTGTGTGGGAACGTGTCGATGCGCAGATCAAGGAGAATGGAGGGCAATTGTTGCAACCGACTGGTGTTTGGGATCGGAATTATGGTACCCTCCTTGAAGAACTTgtcaaggaggagaatgccAGGATGGAACAGCAGCGGAAATCCGAGGAGGAGCTCGAGCGTTCGAGGATCCAGTCGACTGAAGGGGGTTGGAGGGCGATTGTCGACAGCTTCATCCAGAAGAATGTGCCAGGGGTGCGAGTCTTGCCGACTAAATCTGAGACTTCAGTCACTGTTGTCCTACCCAAGGCCGGTATGACATTCAAGGTACATACGATCGGTGGGTCTGAGGTGAACGGTGTGCCTGAATGGCAGGTCTCGAGCCGAACGATGCCTGGTCAAGTTAAGACGAAACTTGAGAGCGCAGTATCCGATTGCTTGAATTCTCGTTCACGACAATGGGATCTTGCCTATCTTCTT GACATGATATCCTCCTACTCCGATGTTAAACAAACACCTTGCGTAAAGTGCGGCAGGATGACAGACAACGCAGCACAACTACCGGCCGTTCGCCAACAGAAGCAGCAGTCTGATCCCCAGCAACCACCAATCTGGGAAGCTTACCACTCAAGCTGTATCTAA